From the genome of Streptomyces sp. NBC_01260, one region includes:
- a CDS encoding lysozyme, with protein MPVHRSGSKTARRSRFAAAGTLLAALSLLVALPGAAGAAGNPATGDPTKPARGSATMGMGVAAHDGRGGLPVDTRAVQTEGVDVSGHQNAVNWAALWSSGVKWAYVKATEGTYYTNEDFAQQYNGSYNVGMIRGSYHFATPDTTSGAVQANYFVDHGGGWSKDGRTLPGALDIEWNPYGDQCFGKTPAAMVSWIRDFVNTYKARTGRDAVIYTATSWWQTCTGNNAGFGTTNPLWVARYDSTVGALPAGWGFYTMWQYTSSGPTVGDHSHFNGALDRVQALANG; from the coding sequence ATGCCCGTGCACAGATCCGGCTCCAAGACAGCCCGCCGCTCACGCTTCGCAGCCGCGGGAACTCTGCTCGCAGCACTCTCCCTCCTCGTCGCCCTGCCCGGCGCCGCCGGCGCCGCGGGCAACCCGGCCACCGGAGACCCCACGAAGCCCGCCCGGGGTTCGGCCACCATGGGCATGGGTGTCGCCGCCCACGACGGCCGGGGCGGACTGCCGGTCGACACCCGCGCCGTCCAGACCGAGGGCGTGGACGTCAGCGGTCACCAGAACGCCGTGAACTGGGCGGCCCTCTGGAGCAGCGGCGTCAAGTGGGCCTACGTCAAGGCCACCGAGGGCACGTACTACACGAACGAGGACTTCGCCCAGCAGTACAACGGCTCGTACAACGTCGGGATGATCCGCGGCTCGTACCACTTCGCCACCCCGGACACGACGAGCGGCGCCGTCCAGGCCAACTACTTCGTCGACCACGGCGGCGGCTGGTCCAAGGACGGCCGGACGCTGCCGGGCGCACTGGACATCGAGTGGAATCCGTACGGCGACCAGTGCTTCGGCAAGACCCCGGCCGCGATGGTCTCCTGGATCCGCGACTTCGTGAACACCTACAAGGCGCGCACCGGTCGCGACGCGGTCATCTACACCGCGACGAGCTGGTGGCAGACCTGCACGGGCAACAACGCCGGCTTCGGCACCACCAACCCGCTCTGGGTGGCCCGCTACGACTCCACGGTCGGCGCGCTCCCGGCCGGCTGGGGCTTCTACACGATGTGGCAGTACACCTCGTCCGGCCCCACGGTGGGCGACCACAGCCACTTCAACGGCGCCCTCGACCGTGTACAGGCACTGGCCAACGGCTGA
- a CDS encoding MarR family winged helix-turn-helix transcriptional regulator — translation MRGVDVHGSERGSEPGAAGGSGVDHEFLALELELAVFLRRARANSGEMAREVHPELEAAAYGLFVRLESAGRQRATDLASYFGVGKATMSRQLRALEGLGLVAREPDPADGRAFLVHLTEEGLDRFRHVRDARRDRYVRKLADWDRAEVAELARLLHHLNARAED, via the coding sequence ATGAGGGGTGTTGACGTGCACGGGAGCGAAAGAGGGAGTGAACCCGGCGCAGCCGGGGGGAGTGGTGTGGACCACGAATTCCTGGCCCTGGAGCTGGAGTTGGCGGTCTTCCTGCGCCGCGCCCGGGCGAATTCCGGCGAAATGGCGCGCGAGGTGCACCCGGAGCTGGAGGCGGCCGCCTATGGACTCTTCGTGCGCCTGGAGTCGGCGGGCCGGCAGCGGGCCACGGACCTCGCCTCGTACTTCGGGGTCGGCAAGGCGACCATGAGCCGTCAACTCCGCGCCCTGGAGGGCCTCGGACTGGTGGCGCGCGAGCCCGATCCCGCCGATGGGCGGGCCTTCCTCGTCCATCTCACCGAGGAGGGCCTCGACCGCTTCCGGCACGTCCGTGACGCCCGCCGGGACCGGTATGTGCGTAAGCTCGCCGACTGGGACCGGGCCGAGGTGGCGGAACTGGCCCGGCTGCTGCACCACTTGAACGCCCGCGCGGAGGACTGA
- a CDS encoding response regulator transcription factor, whose translation MEQTHTTQTGVAATPGAQRRVLVVEDDATIVDAISARLRAEGFLVQTALDGPAAVDAAEAWQPDLMVLDIMLPGFDGLEVCRRVQAQRPVPVLMLTARDDETDMLVGLGVGADDYMTKPFSMRELAARVHVLLRRVERAALAAVTPRSGILRLGELEIDHAQRRVRVRADDVHLTPTEFDLLVCLANTPRAVLSREQLLAEVWDWADASGTRTVDSHIKALRRKIGAERIRTVHGVGYALETPAP comes from the coding sequence ATGGAACAGACACACACCACCCAGACCGGTGTCGCGGCCACCCCGGGCGCACAGCGCCGGGTGCTGGTGGTCGAGGACGACGCGACGATCGTCGATGCCATTTCCGCCCGGCTGCGGGCCGAGGGCTTCCTGGTGCAGACCGCGCTCGACGGCCCGGCGGCCGTGGACGCGGCCGAGGCCTGGCAGCCGGATCTGATGGTGCTCGACATCATGCTTCCCGGTTTCGACGGGCTGGAGGTCTGCCGCAGGGTGCAGGCCCAGCGCCCGGTGCCGGTGCTGATGCTGACCGCCCGGGACGACGAGACCGACATGCTCGTCGGCCTCGGGGTCGGCGCCGACGACTACATGACCAAGCCGTTCTCCATGCGTGAGCTGGCGGCCCGGGTGCACGTCCTGCTGCGCCGGGTCGAGCGGGCCGCGCTGGCCGCCGTGACGCCGCGCAGCGGCATACTGCGCCTCGGTGAGCTGGAGATCGACCACGCGCAGCGCCGGGTGCGGGTGCGGGCGGACGACGTCCATCTGACGCCGACCGAGTTCGACCTGCTGGTCTGCCTGGCCAACACGCCGCGCGCGGTGCTCTCCCGGGAGCAGCTGCTGGCCGAGGTCTGGGACTGGGCGGACGCCTCGGGCACCCGGACCGTCGACAGCCACATCAAGGCGCTGCGCCGGAAGATCGGCGCGGAGCGGATCCGTACCGTGCACGGTGTCGGTTACGCCCTGGAGACTCCCGCGCCATGA
- a CDS encoding nucleotidyltransferase domain-containing protein, whose translation MSDDRGLAQDGTIAREGSLDRVQAPFAPVVAAARSRIAEVFGPARLDSAYLYGSVPRGTAVPGVSDLDLLLALRSGPTGADRADADAVEAELDASFDAIDGAGILLSGAGTLLSDLERHDGGFFLACLCTPLLGDDLAERLPRYRPTSLLARETNGDLCLLLPRWHERAAEAATDRERRAMSRGVARRIVRTGFTLVMPRWGGWTSDLAESAELFARYYPHRPERAGQMRLAARTGRVPTADPAVLSMLVDDLAPWLAAEHIAVHGEKAPRP comes from the coding sequence ATGAGCGATGACCGCGGACTGGCGCAGGACGGCACGATCGCGCGGGAGGGCTCGCTGGACCGGGTGCAGGCGCCGTTCGCGCCGGTCGTGGCGGCGGCCCGGTCTCGGATCGCCGAGGTCTTCGGTCCCGCCCGGCTGGACAGCGCCTACCTCTACGGCAGCGTTCCGCGCGGCACGGCCGTTCCCGGCGTTTCCGACCTGGACCTCCTCCTCGCGCTGCGCTCCGGGCCCACCGGGGCGGACCGGGCCGACGCCGACGCCGTCGAGGCGGAACTCGACGCGTCGTTCGACGCGATCGACGGGGCCGGGATCCTGCTGTCCGGCGCGGGCACACTGCTCAGCGACCTCGAACGCCATGACGGGGGCTTCTTCCTCGCCTGCCTGTGCACCCCGCTGCTCGGCGACGACCTCGCCGAGCGGCTGCCGCGCTACCGTCCGACCTCGCTGCTCGCCCGTGAGACCAACGGCGATCTGTGCCTGTTGCTCCCGCGCTGGCACGAGCGGGCGGCGGAGGCCGCCACGGACCGCGAACGCCGCGCCATGAGCCGCGGCGTCGCCCGTCGGATCGTCCGCACGGGCTTCACCCTGGTGATGCCGCGGTGGGGCGGCTGGACCAGCGATCTGGCCGAGTCCGCCGAGCTCTTCGCCCGCTACTACCCGCACCGTCCCGAGCGGGCCGGGCAGATGCGGCTGGCCGCCCGCACGGGCCGCGTACCGACCGCCGACCCGGCCGTCCTGTCGATGCTCGTCGACGACCTCGCCCCGTGGCTGGCGGCCGAACACATCGCGGTGCACGGGGAGAAGGCGCCGCGCCCCTGA
- a CDS encoding spermidine synthase encodes MQHAYGPDALAPVTLDRREGPYGEVVLRRRGDDFEIIANGCFLMDTSDGRSERLLIDAALAALPAGRPAPAVLIGGLGVGFSLARAAAEPRWGRIAVVERERAIVDWHLDGPLAGISGAALADPRTAVLTTDLVAHLRTATERYDALCLDIDNGPDWTVTEDNGNLYSPAGLADCRQRLTPGGVLAVWSAQPSEKFEQALRDAGFHGVRTEEVGVARGVPDVVHLAIRAA; translated from the coding sequence ATGCAGCACGCCTACGGCCCCGACGCCCTCGCCCCCGTCACCCTTGACCGCCGCGAGGGACCGTACGGGGAGGTCGTCCTGCGCCGGCGGGGTGACGACTTCGAGATCATCGCCAACGGGTGCTTCCTGATGGACACCTCGGACGGGCGCTCCGAGCGGCTGCTGATCGACGCCGCACTCGCCGCGCTGCCCGCCGGACGGCCGGCCCCGGCGGTGCTCATCGGCGGGCTCGGGGTCGGGTTCTCGCTCGCGCGGGCCGCCGCCGAGCCGCGCTGGGGCCGGATCGCGGTGGTGGAGCGGGAGCGGGCCATCGTGGACTGGCACCTGGACGGACCACTGGCCGGGATCTCGGGGGCGGCGCTCGCCGATCCGCGGACCGCGGTCCTGACGACGGATCTCGTCGCCCATCTCCGTACGGCTACGGAACGTTACGACGCACTGTGTCTGGACATCGACAACGGGCCGGACTGGACGGTCACCGAGGACAACGGGAACCTCTACTCCCCCGCCGGTCTCGCCGACTGCCGCCAGCGGCTCACCCCGGGCGGGGTGCTCGCGGTGTGGTCCGCGCAGCCGTCCGAGAAGTTCGAACAAGCCTTGCGCGATGCCGGATTCCATGGGGTTCGGACCGAAGAGGTAGGCGTTGCCCGAGGTGTACCGGACGTGGTCCATCTCGCAATTCGTGCGGCCTGA
- a CDS encoding HAMP domain-containing sensor histidine kinase has translation MTAPGPGLRPFSIKAKLGTLVVVSVFITTGLLMVALRTRTELRFITVFSVIATLLITQFVAHGLTAPLDEMRAVARSISHGDYTRRVSGADRRDELGDLAQTINLMADDLEAVDRHRKELVANVSHELRTPIAALRAVLENVVDGVSSADPETMRTALKQTERLGRLVETLLDLSRLDNGVVTLKAGRFEVWPYLSGVLKEANLASGRSRLSSGSGNSTRKDVHLHLDVSPPELTAHADAERLHQVVANLIDNAVKHSPPHGRVTVLARRGAQPESLDLEVLDEGPGIPESERHRVFERFNRGEVTSPHGPGSDGGTGLGLAIARWAVDLHGGRIGVAESARGCRIRVTLPGTHQPRG, from the coding sequence ATGACCGCGCCCGGACCGGGGCTGCGGCCGTTCTCGATCAAGGCCAAGCTGGGCACCCTCGTCGTGGTCTCGGTGTTCATCACGACCGGGCTGCTGATGGTGGCCCTGCGCACCCGTACCGAGCTTCGGTTCATCACGGTGTTCTCGGTCATCGCGACGCTGCTGATCACCCAGTTCGTGGCGCACGGTCTGACCGCGCCGCTGGACGAGATGAGGGCGGTGGCCCGGTCGATCTCGCACGGCGACTACACCAGACGGGTGAGCGGCGCCGACCGGCGTGACGAGCTGGGCGACCTGGCACAGACGATCAACCTGATGGCGGACGATCTGGAGGCCGTGGACCGGCACCGCAAGGAGCTGGTGGCCAATGTCTCACACGAGCTGCGCACCCCCATCGCGGCGCTGAGAGCCGTGCTGGAGAACGTCGTGGACGGGGTCTCCTCGGCCGATCCGGAGACGATGCGCACGGCCCTCAAACAGACCGAGCGGCTCGGCCGGCTGGTGGAGACGCTGCTGGACCTGTCCCGGCTGGACAACGGCGTGGTGACACTGAAGGCCGGCCGTTTCGAGGTGTGGCCGTATCTGTCGGGGGTGCTGAAGGAGGCGAACCTCGCCTCCGGCCGGAGCCGGCTGTCCTCCGGCTCCGGCAACTCCACCCGCAAGGACGTCCATCTGCATCTGGACGTGTCGCCGCCGGAGCTGACCGCGCACGCGGACGCGGAGCGGCTGCACCAGGTGGTGGCGAACCTGATCGACAACGCGGTGAAGCACAGCCCGCCGCACGGCCGGGTCACGGTGCTCGCGCGGCGCGGGGCGCAGCCGGAGTCACTGGATCTGGAGGTCCTCGACGAGGGCCCCGGCATTCCGGAGTCCGAGCGGCACCGGGTCTTCGAGCGTTTCAACCGGGGCGAGGTGACGTCTCCGCACGGTCCGGGCAGCGACGGCGGTACGGGGCTGGGCCTGGCGATCGCCCGCTGGGCGGTGGATCTGCACGGCGGACGGATCGGTGTGGCCGAATCAGCTCGCGGATGCCGTATCCGCGTCACTCTTCCGGGGACCCATCAACCGCGCGGTTGA
- the lon gene encoding endopeptidase La, whose protein sequence is MATESNAVTPLTLPVLPLDDEVVLPGMVVPLDLSDNDVRAAVESAQAAAPEGGGKPEVLLVPRIDGTYTGIGVIGTVEQVGRLSDGDPGALIRGRGRVRIGAGTSGPGDALWVEGARVDASAPDQLPGAAAELAKEYKALATSWLKQRGAWQVVDRVQQIEDISALADNSGYSPFLTIAQKVRLLETADAVARLKLAIQWLREHLAEQDVAESIARDVQEGVDKQQREFLLRRQLDAVRKELSELNGDPASGDESDDYRARVEAADLPGHVREAALKEVDKLERSSDQSPEGSWIRTWLDTVLELPWTERTEDAYDIRGAQEILDAEHAGLQDVKERITEYLAVRKRRAGRGLGVVGGRRGGAVLALVGPPGVGKTSLGESVAHAMGRKFVRVALGGVRDEAEIRGHRRTYVGALPGRIVRAIKEAGSMNPVVLLDEIDKVGSDYRGDPAAALLEVLDPAQNHTFRDHYLEVELDLSDVVFLATANVLEAIPEALLDRMELVRLDGYTEDEKVVIARDHLLPRQLERAGLEKDEVTLDESALRKLAGEYTREAGVRNLERAVARLLRKVAAQHELGDRELPFTVTDEDLRGLVGRPHHVPESAQDPAERRTAVPGVATGLAVTGAGGDVLFVEASLADPETGASGLTLTGQLGDVMKESAQIALSFLRSHGAELELPVADLKDRGAHIHFPAGAVPKDGPSAGITMTTALASLLSGRLVRTDVAMTGEVSLTGRVLPIGGLKQKLLAAHRAGITTVVIPKRNEADLDDVPAEVLDTLEVHPVTDVRQVLEIALAPALARAERRIPAVA, encoded by the coding sequence ATGGCTACTGAGTCCAATGCGGTCACACCGCTCACCCTGCCTGTGCTGCCGCTCGACGACGAGGTCGTGCTGCCCGGAATGGTGGTGCCTCTGGACCTGTCCGACAACGACGTGCGCGCCGCGGTGGAGTCCGCCCAGGCCGCGGCCCCCGAGGGCGGCGGCAAGCCCGAGGTGCTGCTCGTTCCGCGCATCGACGGCACCTACACCGGGATCGGTGTCATCGGCACCGTCGAACAGGTCGGACGGCTCTCCGACGGAGACCCCGGCGCGCTCATCCGCGGCCGCGGCCGGGTGCGGATCGGTGCCGGGACCAGTGGACCGGGCGACGCGCTCTGGGTGGAGGGGGCCCGGGTCGACGCATCGGCCCCCGACCAGCTCCCCGGAGCCGCCGCCGAGCTGGCCAAGGAGTACAAGGCACTCGCCACCAGCTGGCTGAAGCAGCGCGGTGCCTGGCAGGTCGTGGACCGGGTCCAGCAGATCGAGGACATCTCCGCGCTCGCCGACAATTCCGGATACTCCCCCTTCCTCACCATCGCCCAGAAGGTGCGGCTGCTGGAGACCGCCGACGCGGTCGCCCGGCTGAAGCTCGCCATCCAGTGGCTGCGCGAACACCTCGCCGAGCAGGACGTCGCCGAGTCCATCGCCAGGGACGTCCAGGAGGGCGTCGACAAGCAGCAGCGCGAGTTCCTGCTGCGGCGCCAGCTCGACGCCGTACGCAAGGAGCTCTCCGAGCTCAACGGTGATCCCGCCTCCGGCGACGAGTCCGACGACTACCGGGCCCGCGTCGAGGCCGCCGATCTTCCCGGGCACGTCCGCGAGGCCGCGCTCAAGGAGGTCGACAAGCTGGAGCGCTCCTCCGACCAGAGTCCCGAGGGCTCCTGGATCAGGACCTGGCTCGACACCGTCCTCGAACTGCCGTGGACCGAGCGGACCGAGGACGCCTACGACATCCGCGGCGCCCAGGAGATCCTCGACGCCGAGCACGCGGGCCTCCAGGACGTGAAGGAGCGCATCACCGAGTACCTCGCGGTGCGCAAGCGGCGGGCCGGCCGCGGTCTGGGCGTCGTCGGCGGGCGGCGCGGCGGCGCGGTGCTGGCCCTGGTCGGACCGCCCGGCGTGGGCAAGACCTCGCTCGGGGAATCCGTGGCGCACGCCATGGGCCGCAAGTTCGTCCGGGTCGCGCTCGGCGGTGTCCGGGACGAGGCGGAGATCCGCGGCCACCGGCGCACCTACGTCGGCGCGCTTCCCGGGCGCATCGTCCGCGCCATCAAGGAGGCCGGTTCGATGAACCCGGTCGTCCTGCTCGACGAGATCGACAAGGTCGGCTCCGACTACCGGGGCGACCCGGCGGCGGCGCTCCTCGAAGTGCTCGACCCGGCCCAGAACCACACCTTCCGCGACCACTACCTGGAGGTCGAACTCGACCTCAGCGATGTCGTCTTCCTGGCCACCGCCAATGTCCTGGAAGCGATCCCGGAGGCCCTGCTCGACCGGATGGAGCTGGTCAGGCTGGACGGCTACACCGAGGACGAGAAGGTCGTCATCGCCCGCGACCACCTCCTCCCGCGCCAGCTGGAGCGGGCCGGTCTGGAGAAGGACGAGGTCACCCTCGACGAGTCGGCCCTGCGCAAGCTGGCCGGCGAGTACACCCGCGAGGCCGGCGTACGGAACCTGGAGCGGGCCGTGGCCCGGCTGCTGCGCAAGGTCGCGGCCCAGCACGAACTGGGTGACCGGGAGCTGCCGTTCACGGTGACCGACGAGGACCTGCGCGGTCTTGTCGGCCGGCCGCACCACGTCCCCGAGTCCGCCCAGGACCCGGCCGAGCGCCGCACCGCGGTGCCGGGCGTGGCCACCGGGCTCGCGGTGACCGGAGCCGGCGGCGACGTGCTCTTCGTTGAGGCGTCGCTCGCCGACCCGGAGACCGGGGCGTCCGGACTGACCCTCACCGGCCAGCTCGGCGACGTCATGAAGGAGTCCGCGCAGATCGCGCTGAGCTTCCTGCGGTCGCACGGTGCGGAGCTGGAACTGCCGGTCGCGGACCTGAAGGACCGCGGTGCGCACATCCACTTCCCGGCGGGCGCCGTGCCCAAGGACGGTCCGAGCGCGGGTATCACGATGACCACCGCACTGGCCTCGCTGCTCTCCGGCCGGCTGGTCCGTACGGATGTGGCGATGACCGGTGAGGTCTCGCTGACCGGACGCGTGCTGCCGATCGGCGGCCTGAAGCAGAAGCTGCTCGCCGCGCACCGGGCCGGGATCACCACCGTGGTGATCCCGAAGCGGAACGAGGCGGATCTGGACGACGTCCCCGCCGAGGTGCTGGACACCCTGGAGGTCCACCCGGTCACCGACGTCCGCCAGGTGCTGGAGATCGCCCTCGCCCCGGCCCTGGCCCGGGCGGAGCGGAGGATCCCGGCCGTCGCGTAG
- a CDS encoding isochorismatase family protein: MNHVAPPAQALIVVDVQKAGVTGERAVPGAAGLLRRTADLIARARRGGALVVHLQNDGAPGSGDEPHTPGWALHLPVGEGPAEVVIRKTRDDGFAGTSLGDLLTGAGVESLALCGVMSEMCVQATARTALALGHRVVLPYDAHATQDIPAAPGISAAVPAAVVSRVAAWAISGDAEVTVPAADVTFAAPPRVR, from the coding sequence ATGAACCATGTCGCACCCCCTGCACAGGCCCTGATCGTCGTGGACGTCCAGAAGGCGGGGGTGACCGGTGAGAGGGCGGTGCCCGGCGCGGCCGGACTGCTGAGGCGGACGGCGGACCTGATCGCACGGGCGCGCCGCGGCGGTGCGCTGGTCGTCCATCTCCAGAACGACGGCGCACCCGGCTCGGGCGACGAGCCGCACACCCCGGGCTGGGCGCTGCACCTTCCCGTCGGGGAGGGTCCCGCGGAGGTCGTGATCCGCAAGACGAGGGACGACGGCTTCGCGGGCACGTCCCTGGGGGACCTGCTGACCGGGGCCGGAGTCGAGTCGCTCGCCCTGTGCGGGGTGATGTCGGAGATGTGCGTCCAGGCCACGGCCCGCACCGCCCTGGCCCTGGGCCACCGGGTCGTTCTCCCCTACGACGCCCACGCCACGCAGGACATCCCGGCCGCCCCCGGCATCAGCGCCGCGGTCCCGGCCGCCGTGGTGTCCCGGGTCGCGGCGTGGGCGATCAGCGGCGACGCCGAGGTCACCGTGCCGGCCGCGGACGTCACGTTCGCCGCGCCGCCGCGGGTGCGCTGA
- a CDS encoding protein phosphatase 2C domain-containing protein — MRMELATAAGIPGRPNEDWAATVLPASGQGGGLVLLDGVTPPRGDDGCVHSVPWFTARLGGSLVELSGSHRDLTLREILAESIRRTADTHRSLCDLSHVRTPQATVVMVRWDGSEVEHLILSDSVLLLESPDGTVRALLDDRLDRLPPGSLASEAIADAQVRNKEGGFFTAAADPAVAHRAVTGRTPRAEVRAVAAMTDGASRWTEMFGEGDWTDCLGVLRKEGPQGLIDRVRALEDADTDRTRLRRSKTHDDATAVFAEP, encoded by the coding sequence ATGCGTATGGAGCTCGCCACCGCCGCCGGCATTCCCGGGCGCCCGAACGAGGACTGGGCCGCCACCGTCCTGCCCGCTTCCGGCCAGGGCGGGGGGCTGGTACTGCTCGACGGGGTCACTCCGCCGCGGGGGGACGACGGTTGTGTGCACTCGGTCCCGTGGTTCACCGCACGGCTGGGCGGCTCCCTGGTCGAACTGTCGGGTTCGCACCGGGATCTGACCCTGCGGGAGATCCTGGCCGAGTCCATCCGGCGCACCGCCGACACACACCGTTCCCTGTGTGACCTTTCTCACGTACGCACACCACAGGCAACCGTCGTCATGGTCCGCTGGGACGGGTCCGAGGTCGAACACCTGATCCTCTCCGATTCCGTACTGCTTCTCGAATCGCCCGACGGGACCGTGCGCGCCCTGCTGGACGACCGGCTCGACCGGCTGCCGCCGGGCTCGCTCGCCTCCGAGGCGATCGCCGACGCACAGGTCCGGAACAAGGAGGGCGGCTTCTTCACCGCCGCCGCCGATCCGGCCGTGGCGCACCGCGCGGTGACGGGGCGCACGCCCCGCGCCGAGGTGCGGGCCGTGGCCGCGATGACGGACGGCGCGAGCCGCTGGACGGAGATGTTCGGCGAGGGCGACTGGACGGACTGCCTCGGGGTGCTGCGCAAGGAGGGCCCGCAGGGGCTGATCGACCGGGTGCGGGCCCTGGAGGACGCGGACACCGACCGTACGCGGCTGCGCCGCAGCAAGACGCACGACGACGCGACGGCGGTCTTCGCGGAGCCGTGA
- a CDS encoding polysaccharide deacetylase family protein — translation METTAPGSARADAGSDSKGSFGPVDCRKAKCIALTFDAGPAEDTPHLLDILKKEKVHATFFLLGKNHVKKHPDTVRRIEAEGHEVANHTWSHEILTDKKPAQIRAELEKTQDAIAAVTGKKPRLMRPPQGRTDDTVSEISKDLGLSQILWSATAKDYSTTDSALIKKRILDQASKDGIILLHDIYKGSVPAVPGIIDELKKRGYTFVTVPQLMAPAEPVPGTIYRP, via the coding sequence ATGGAGACCACCGCCCCCGGCTCCGCACGCGCCGACGCCGGTTCGGACTCCAAGGGGTCGTTCGGCCCAGTGGACTGCCGCAAGGCCAAGTGCATAGCCCTGACGTTCGACGCGGGCCCGGCCGAGGACACCCCCCACCTGCTGGACATCCTCAAGAAGGAGAAGGTCCACGCGACCTTCTTCCTGCTGGGCAAGAACCATGTGAAGAAGCACCCCGACACCGTCCGCCGGATCGAGGCCGAGGGACACGAGGTGGCCAACCACACCTGGTCGCACGAGATCCTGACGGACAAGAAGCCCGCGCAGATACGCGCCGAGCTGGAGAAGACGCAGGACGCGATAGCGGCGGTCACCGGTAAGAAGCCGCGGCTGATGCGCCCGCCGCAGGGCCGTACCGACGACACCGTCTCCGAGATCAGCAAGGACCTGGGGCTCTCCCAGATCCTGTGGAGCGCCACCGCCAAGGACTACTCGACGACCGACTCCGCGCTGATCAAGAAGCGGATTCTCGACCAGGCGAGCAAGGACGGCATCATCCTGCTGCACGACATCTACAAGGGCTCGGTGCCCGCGGTGCCCGGCATCATCGACGAGCTGAAGAAGCGCGGCTACACCTTCGTGACGGTGCCCCAGCTGATGGCACCCGCCGAGCCGGTCCCCGGCACGATCTACCGCCCCTGA